The Channa argus isolate prfri chromosome 13, Channa argus male v1.0, whole genome shotgun sequence DNA window TAAATCCAAAGGATTTgctcttattttactttcaagGGGAATTATTCTGACTGTTCAATCATGTTCTTTTTTGCTTGAAAAGATAAGTCTGGTGATATTTACCTCATTGCCCTTATTACTATAAACAGGGCCATAGCCAAGGTAATTTATTCATACATGGTACTGCTGCTCTAAACAGTCCCACATAAATGCAgagtaaaagcattttaattaaatataatggtCAGACCCGGTTTTCAAAAACAGGAATAGGCAAAGTTTAACCCACGAAATGTAGTTGTACAACTAATTTGTAAGCAAGTAAGCTATATCTATGTCTTGGTATCATTTTTTCAGCTATTACAGTTAACTAGTAAAGTACAGTTTTTATGGTTAACCTCCTTTTCGTATACGTAGGTCACCCTATACAATGATGTAAAGTATAAGAGTCTTCAATCTGAGCTGCCCTGGTAAACAGGGAAACAAGTCAAACGTATAGCAGTGTGTGCTGCAATGTGGTCCAACAGAGTAAACTATTAATATGGCTACTTCAGTATATATCTtgtaatacaatacaaaaactAATAATATCAAATAggacaaatacagtatattttgttaCTGAGAGGCATCTGTATGGTTGTCCCCGGCAGTGATGTACACCCTGCTGAGCACAGAATCtgtaaacacagcagctctttgCCACCCAAGACTTTATGTCTGTTGAGTTTGTCTCCAGGGTAACAGATGTGACGCTTCAGGGGGCAAAGGTTCTTGTCTCCTCAGGTAATCCAACTCTAAAACTAACTGTATGATGTGCACTGACTGCAATATCcagggacagagacaggatgtGTTGTGCAAATACagttattatgaatattatgaTATGATCATGAATTTCAAAAAATATGGTATGACTTGAGCTTACTTACACATCCCAGGCCATGATGGAGTGATCCAATCTAAAAAGAGGACACAGATGATGCTATTACATTAGGATTAGTTATAGTCTTTTCTCTGAGGATGCTAAAATGTAATCTCCCTTCCTCGTGAATAAGTCCATATAAGAATTTGCCCTTAAAGACTGTGCACCTATAGCCAATTAATGTGACCACATAAATGCAGAAAACCTCCAGAGTTCTGTTTATAAGGTGGTCTTTCTCTGCTGCTGAACTTGAGGGAGTCTGTAATGATGTTGGAATGAAAACATATCCTCCCCTAGAAGCCCCATCTGTGCAGCACTAGTGGACCTTAATATTATGGAGAGGAATTCCAATGTGGTTTTTATATTCAAGTATTTTACCAAGTGTCCTCCCAGGCTTTTAATTCTGCAGCTAAATGGTGACTAGGGATCATTCTCAATATGTTCAATTATTACTGGCACAGCCGAAGACATTCCAACCTACTGGAAACAGACTGTAAGAATCCTTCATGCTAGACAAACCTCACCCTGAGGCTGAATGAGTTAATCACACTTATAACCTtcacacataaaacatacatCATTGCCTACAGAAACCCTGTTTTCCAGCTTTTAAGGGGCCAGGGCTCAGTTAGAACTAAATTTGATATCAGCTCTGTTTCAGTCTTAACACTCATAATAAACTGACTAATAATTAGGGAATCAGTGAATTATTGTAGTGTAACATATGCTGCTTGGTTAAATCCTGATGGTACAGCTTCAAACACTGGAGCTTATTTTTGTTCTAAAACTAGGTAGGGACTATAATGTGCTAAGGTGGCGGCAAGTACCCATTTTTCATCAGACTACAGCTCCGGGTGACATTTCTCAGGGGCTTTAGGTGTGATAAAATTGTCAGCATGAAGGTCAAAGCCCAGGTTTGAGTCCCTGTTCACAAAATATGTTCCAAATGTACAAAAGACTTAGATTTCCTAAAGCTCCCCTTGTAATCTATGATGTAAAACTCCACATTTGGGTTAAgaaaaattaggaaaaaaatgcCACATAATATCTGTGTGAATTTGAATAATGAATACTGCTCATTGTGTCTGCAGATGTTTCAGATAAAACTGTTCGAAAATCAGAAATGTTACTGATCCTTTAGTGACTTTTACACTGAGGATACTAAACATTACTTACTGGTTTCTTTCCCACGATGAGCTTCTCAACCTTCTGCACCTGTGAGACATGGTCTTCATTGGTTTTGAGCTCACGCTTTCGGATCCTCTCATAGATGCCAACTAGAGTCTCCCTTGGTATGTCCTCTCCATCGTCCACACCTGAATAAGGGGGATAGAGCTGAGTTATTATGTAAAGTTGAGAGTAGAATTAAATGCACCTCCTCATTCAGTAGACCatggaaacaaaaggaaatggtATAAATACATCTATAATAAATCATAATTAATTAGGATTAATTTGATATTTGAAAAATGAGGGAGAACTAATAACCATTAGCTACAAGGGGTAAACAAGTGTTTTGTATGGTTTTGCTACCTCGTAAATTCTTAATAAAGTCCTCCAGCTTCATCTTTCTCTCAGGCTTGACGTTGGGGCTGTACATATCAGTGTTGAGGAGGATGATGGCAAAGGCGAGGATGAAGATTGTGTCAGGGTTCCTAAACTGCCGCACCACTGTCGGGTTACAGATGCAGTAGCGCTGGCTACAGACACAAGGAGGGAGAACAATATGGCCAATCGCACCTGACAACCAAGCTTAGAATACAAAACGTACACAAACAGTGAGGAAATGGTTTGAACATGAAAAAGCAGAAGTAATGGTAGAACTGGTTCTCATAGTGTTACAAATATCATCCACACAACACAGCTATGAGGAGCAGCAAGTGTTTCCAAAATCAACAAAGGTTTATATAAAATGCTTACAGTGTCATGACCACATGCAAATATGTATTCAGGATCAGTTTGACGTAACGATGATTGCAATTTATCCACCCACCACAATTCAGCAGGCCACAGACCTTATTGTATTTTCAAGATGTGGTTTGaattcaacacacacaaacaaattgtCTCCTGCGTTTCCTCCGTGCGTTTAAGTGCCATCTCTGACTGAGTCATCACCTGAAGGCTTCAATCAGCCGCTCCACCTTCTGAGCCTCTCCCTGGACACGGATGTGGTTCTGAAATTTCCTGAGGGCCTCATCCAGCTCCATGCTCTGGAAGTCCATTTCATCTACCACACAACTGGTGCACAGgaagatagagagagaaaaatataacataatttcttttattgtcatcaccagtttttaaaaagcattgttGGCTCAGATTCTATCATGAAGAAtatctaaatgtttaaaaagttctATTATGTAGCTATGACTTTAAGGAAAATTGAGGAAACTTACTCTAAAACATCTCTGTTGAACTGTTTCTGTCGATTGCCAAGGAATTCTCCAATCATCTGCCTGCTCAGGCCCTTCCTCTGCAGAAGGAAGTGAGCTACACCAACTGGTGTGTCAGGGATGAAACCCCTCTCAGTCAGGTACTGGATACCCTTCTCTGGCTTCCTGAAAAATTGCAAGAAAAGATGCAGGTAAGTTAAGCTAAATAATTACTGCTTCATTCTGAACTATGTGAAAATATCTATAGATATAATATAGACTGTACACACAaatttatatgtgtatatataaatatacacacacacacacagtaggtaaagtaagtaacatttttcaaaataatctGTTAACTCCATATTGAGTTCCCTTTTTAAACTGAAGACACGCATGTACACTTCAGAAGTTGCACAACACTGACGTTGCATCAGAGTAGCTTACAATggaccacaaaaacacacaaatgatcTGTAAATCTCTTGTAAATTACATATCACACTCTTTATATATTGGTGTGTTGAAAAATGTGTATTCAAGTATTAAGTTGTTGAAGTGAACAACTGAGCAATTTAGGCACATCACTGCATATTACAACTATCAATTTGAAATTAATACAAGAGATTTGATGGTGCCAAACAGTAACTGAATGATTTTTCCATGTGGTCTGTCTAACATGTTGTCCACTCACTGAGACATTAATCACTTCAAACACAGTGGTCAAGCGCCTGCTCCATCAGGGCTGAGTACCTACTTGTTGAAGAGATTCAGGCCGATGCGGTAGTGTCTCTTGCGAATAACATCATTACTGAAGATGGGTGAGTCCCAGCTGTTGCGAGTCTCTTTGTGGTAAGTCTGCTTGCTGAGCGCCTGTTCTCGCAGGCTGTCTCTCGACGAGGACTCCGAGCTGCAGTTTATGGTGTCGTTAGAGTTGGATGTGCTGTTGATGCTGTCGTTGTCTCCATCAGAGAAGTCGGATTCTGACTTACTCTGCCTGTTAGCTGAGCCGTTAATGGCTAGGTGACTTTCCAGCTGGCGGTGACGATGGCACAACGGTGCATCATCGTCACGGGAAGAAGCTCGTGGTGGGGGTCCGTGAGAAATGTGTTTAGGGCTCGCCTGGGATGACGTTACAATGTGACCATGTTGTTCGTACACAAGTGGTCGTTTGACAGAGCCCCGGTCAGACCGGTCGCTGAGCTCTGCAGAGCTGTCACTTGGAGGCTCTATGGTCAACAAAGGAAGATGGTCTACTCTAAGACGCTGCTCTTGGCACTCCAGAGAAGGAGTGCTGCGACAGCTCGTGTCTGTGTCACGACCGTCATCTTTCGTGTCAATAGGCCAGTAGTCCTGGGAAGAGTTGACTGACTGCAACCTCAAGTCTGATTCTGTGCTGGAAGGCTGGTCCCCTGACCTCGACAGAGCAATAGAGGGGGACATGTCCTCCTCATCAATGAACAGAGTGACATCACTATACGATGCCATAGTTTCATCGTGCATCCGTCCAGCTGCCCTGTGGTGGGACTTCACCTTATAGGGCAGTTCCCTCTCCACATCGGAGCAGCCAATGGCCTCGGGGTCAGGACCCTCATCCCCCTGAAGGCTCCGACAGTTCAGTGCATCATCTATCGACTCAGCCAGAGACTTAACCTGCCTCGAAAAGGCGTCTTCCAGCTCTGTAATGGCATCTGTCAAATCACCCTGTGGGGCTTGGTGAGATGCCATGTTGGCCTGCTGGTGAACCTCTATATCTCCACATTCAGATTGTAACATGGACAGTGGGGTGCCATCCTCTGTCATTGACACCTGTCTCCCTTCGAAATAGGAGCTGTGCACTTTCTCAGGGCCCTCAAATGAGAGCTGCATTCTCATATTGGACAGAACAATGCGTCTAGACATCCGGTTTTCAGACATAGAGCTCCTGAGACGTTCAAAGTTCTTGTTCATTTGATACTGGCGGAAGGCTGTCTGGATAGTGCGGGCTGCATGCCGAGTTATGAATCTTCCACCATATTTACGCTCCAGCATCTCCACCTAGAAAGCAGATGGGGTAACAGTAAGATGATCAACTGTAAAACAGAACCActactgaaatatttaattgttttgcaaaaatgtaGATGGTTTATAAATCATACTCTTAGAGGTCACTGATCATTTGTTCTTCTCAGTTGTCAGTGACTTtaccacacacgcacacacacaaaaagcaaacatgacCAAGTTCAAAACATTGCTGTTACTACTACTTTGTAATACCTGTTTGTCTTGAAGGTCAGCTGAGAGCTCATAGCTCTCAGATAGTGAGCGTGACCGCTTGATGGCCTCCTCCTCAGCCTGCTTGCGAAGGATGGACTGTGAGTGCTGGAGCTTAGGCCGACGGGGCCTCTGAGGCCCAGGCTGGACCCCGTGGCTGTAAAGTGGGCTGTCAAATCGGTCGGGGCTAATGGCTGAGCCGTGTGTCACCGGGCCCTGGCCATAGTTAGCTCCACTATCCAGAGAAGGGCCACTCTCACTGGCCCGTCCATCGCCTTCCACACTGCAATGGAAGCGCAAAGAATTAGAGATTGTCATGTTGATAACATGGCCTTACAGTAATGGGAGCACTATGTCTTCTTTGTAATAATAGactacatgtttgtttttcctcttagAACATTGTAAAGCCCATGTGTATCGCTTATGCATATTTAGGTCTCTATTGTCCTGCACAcgcaaaaaaaagaagcatagCATTACAGACAAGAGCATAATGCCATACTTAAGTGAAGCAATATTGATGATATGATTCTGTGGCCTTAAGATACACATTAAAATTCTAATTGTTTTCTACTGCACGCTCCCAAATGCTGTACATATCTCACAGTCATAGATTTTGCTGTGCTACATTTGGCAAATAGAAATGCCACGTAAACACTGTCTAAATAATGAACACAATCAGTCATCTGTTGACCTCGTGGGACTACCTCTTACATGagtaggttaaaaaaataaagaataaaagaacAAGAGGTTACTCACTCACTCTTACATTCTGTCACATTACAAGATGACTTCTTACTGCGAATAGACCGTCTATTTTCTATGAAGTGCCAGCTCTTCCTCCATATCTTGTCCACCATTCTTTCAGTGAAGTGAAGTCCAGAGTACACAACCTCCTCCAGGAAACTAAAGTTTATGCCACCATAAGAGCCAATCAGTGTCCAATGGGAGTTGCATCATATTTGCTGGAGCTAAGACAAACTTTCCAAAGTGTGTAACAAAGTCCGGTTTAGAGTAGACAAATAGAGCTAGCTGTCCAttagaaacagcagcagaattGTGGGTTATGTGGTGCCCACCTCCTTAAAAACTAATGTTACTATAATTCACaatttttctcctcctcagaACAGTACATTCACTGTACTCTGTGGCAACATTATGTGTTTGAACTGTGACTGGACACACCCATACAGTGTACACAATCCACTTCCTTCATTAGACAGCTTCAAAACCACATTCAGCAGCCGCAACTTGTCAGCCAAGTCCTGCGTGAAAAAGAAGAACTGAATATGGCCAAAAGTTCAAACAGAAGTTGTCTCTAATTCTTCTTTCAGTCTACTTTACAACCCCTACATCTTGGTCCTTGTCGATTCCTCAGCAGTAAAGCACAATAAAGAGTAGAAATGTATTCTGGAGTTGAAATATTaagtgaatataaaaatatgattaatgcCACTTGGCATCTGGGCAAAGAACACAAACCACccaaaaagatgtttttcaatcaaactttaaaagcaaaatattaaaacacgATGGCTGAATTTGCCTGCCAAAATAGTACCAATTACTGTTAGGAATAGTGGCATCCAGTAAGTAATAATTCAGATTCTAACAGCTGATGGCAAATAGAAATTTTATGTTCTCGTGTAGCAAAGGTGCTTATTTTCCCCAAACGCTGCAGTAGAGTGAATTCTTGTGCATCCCATTAGGTGTCCTCCTGCCCTTCTGTCAAGAGAGGAGATGATACATTCAGGGACAGTTAAAGCCACTGTGACACAGGAGAACTTCATGATAAGTAAATGCTAACTGACTGCCTCAGGGAAAAAGGTACACATTATGCTGCAGTGTGGACAGGTGCATAACAACAGAGCGTAACAGAATACCTATATactgctgtaaatgtaaaacctttTACAACACACTGAATTCTACTGCATATCTGCCATTGGGGCAAATCTCCCCCACCATCTGTTATGGCAAACTGTGAAGTCTCCCTCCCCAGAGTTAAAGTCACACCTTGTGTGCTGTCACAGCACTAGAATACTGCCAGTGGTAATTTTTGATGTGGCTAAATTCTTCATTTGAAGTTTGATTAGTGATCTGGATAATGTGACGATGGAATGAAACATGTACTTGGTACATTTGTGTTGGGCCATGTGCatcatgaaaaaataatttaaacatttaatgtgtaATTTGAAAATTGCTAATTTAAAGGATTTATAAGGAagatgaaaaaatgtaattaaaaataaattgtggattttacaaattattttatttatttatttatttatttattcagtgagTCTTAGATAGGTGTGTGGTCTGTAGAAACAGCTGAAGCCAACCTGGTGCTAATATCCATTTATTGGTGTGTTGAGTCACTAATATGTtcctgacaaaacaaaacaaaacaatacaaaaaacttTTGTCATGTTATTTTGTTCAGGCATTTGGTAATTACCACTTGACGTTTTGCCATTATCAGGTCATTTGCCTAACTCTTTTATATTTGACCAAATGTCTACAAAATTAAAATCCCATCAACCTCTGCTGTATTTAAcgataattagaaaacactcaacTTAGATGGAGATTGTAAGTTATTTAACATCCCTATCATAGCACTGTCACTGTGAGCATGGTAGCACGCATGTGTTATTCAGTTCAAAGCACTGCTGTGTCTAAGCAGACTCATAGAGCCTCTACTGTAGCATGGCTGTGCTCAGTGTAATTATGttaccatgttttgttttctactgtGCTATTTTGTAGGCGGTAATTGCTCTTGCATTGTTTGTCCTAAACGCTTAAGTTTAtgttcaaaaataaattttaagcCATGAAATATGACAATAGCTGTTGGAATAAGAATGGAGCCTAGATTAAATAAGATACACGTTGCTATAAAAGCTAACAGTGCTCCTCTGAGATTTGCTCTCTCACCCTGTCACCTCCGAAAACCTTTCAAAAGCTATAATGGATTTTCATAGAAGAAGAGGGAATGAAGTAGCTAAAGAACAGGAAGTTGCAGGACTTTGTTCCACAGAAGAGGCAGACGTGACTTCATGTGGTCCAGACAAAATTCTTAGAGTCATGCGGTCATTTCTATCAACAAGTTGTAGGAGGAAAAGGATGAAGCAATGACTGCTGTTGTAGAACCACTTATTGATAATGACAGTACAGCTCTTGAAATATGATCGCTCGTATTACAAAACAACTACCCATGatgtctgtccctctgtctggCTCTTTATCCACCAGGAGCCCCCGTTAGTTCTGATGTAGGCATGGATAAACATGTCAGCTCAGCTGGCAGTGATTTTGAGCCATGGGGTCCAGGGATTTAGGGGGTGACTTGGGGAGGGGGAAGGTTCAACCATctccttcctttctctttccctctcaaCATATCCTGAACAAACAGGCCTGGGCCCCTGTCCAGGCCCCAACCCATTCCATCACTCGGACCTGAGGGAGAAACATTCAGCCATCCCGGAAAAGACGAGTCACATCTACAGGAGTTCTGGGAATAGAAGAAGCCTAATGAAGTGCAGGCCAGagcaagagaggaagagagagctGCAGTTTGTGTAACGTAACTCTGAAAGCAagacacagacaagacaaaCTGCTATATCTGTACTTGCATGTTTCAGTAAACTTCTCACTctgttttaattcatttgttttctgttgtttaattgAATTcgtaatatatttaaaagtcaACTGAACTGAGCTTTATgtagatcattttaaatgagaaaacgCTTTGCACAAGCAAGTTCAAATGCACAACATTAATGCCTGTCTGCTTAGTGTAAATATTGTGTAAATATTTAGGTAAACATAAAATTCCTATTGCCTTGTTTCAGGTCAAAGGATGAAGAAGACTTGTCAATGTTCACGTGACTAAAATTCCTTTGAACCTGTGACTCATGGAAGAATTAAGTCTGAGCATGtacaggaaaaagacaaaggtcCAGAGAGTAGTAAGTTAGAGTGTAAATCACTTCATATTTGAAAGTTATGTTGCTAGAGCAACACATTAAACCCTCTTGTATTGGCAACATGGAGCTGCATTACCAAAATGGTTGCTAAGTTATGAGGATctgctcttttttgtttgtatcttttctttgtttttatagagGGGCAACAAGAGGAATCTATTGGTTTGATGAACTCACTGAGGATGtttaaaataagagcaataGATTCTTTCAACCTTAGTATTTACAGGAAACATGTCTAGATGTGAATGTAAACATAGTGAATTGTTCtattaagtgaataaaaatgaaaacactgcttCCATGTCACAATTCTTAGCCAAATgtgctgacaacacacacacacatacacacaaaaaaagagatgcTTTCTACTCCTTTACATGGGAGTTCCCACATACAAATGCATCACCAGCACAAACAgtcattttaatactttaaggtTACAAATGCACATAGTAAATCACAACGATCAAGTCcaacattaaaaagtaaacCTGCCAAGAAACACTGTATCAGTCACTTCAGCATCAATATCCTATAAACAGATTTTGTGCAGCTATAAAAAGACAGCCAGTAGCAGGTTGAAGATTTACAGTACGACACAGCTGCAAACTGGAGAGCTACAATGGCTGGCAGACTGACAGAATAACTTTTGAGAATTTGCAGCAGACTGTATATAGTTGACTGGAGCCTCATATGAATTATGCTGAGTCATGATAACTACTGAAAGTTGTATAAGTCAATTTAAGAGCTGTAGGACAAATCAAAGCATCTAATCTACATCACTTATCACAGCGCAGTAATTGAGTTAAACGACTCTTTTTTTATCGTGACTtgaaataaattgtttattagCACAGCACAGATGCAGGAAAATAGAACATACTTTACTAAAAGTGTGATGAGTGGTTGATTGATGTTTTGTAGATGCAATGCAAATACTTGTTATTTAAAGTAATAGAAAATCAATACTATATTACAGCTCCCCCCACGGCCAGACCTCATTCTGTCTAAATCAAAGCATCCTTCCTCGCTCCTGTCAAGACTTatacaacaacagcagcaacaactactactactataccAGAGCCCCTGTTATTATCTTCCAGTTATGAATAATTAAACTGTCCTTCACTTTACAGTCGGCACCTGCCCTTGAAGATCCAGCTATGAAAATGCACATGGTCACGGCCAGTAAGCGGGAGGGCCACGACTCACCACAGGAATGCCCTTCAACTGAGCAGGGGTAGAACAATCCAACTCACAGATGGATTCTGTACAGTAAGAATAAACACACCACGATAGCACATACAGTGACTCAGAGAGGGGACATGATCTGTTTCTCATTATTGTGGAGTAAAAATCGAAATGGCAGACCCCACTTTACAATTCATGATCTCTGGGACTTAGCTTAAAGTGTAACATTACACCAATCGTCCACTATTGTGGGTTATGTGAATAAACAAAAGAAGCCTTTTAATACACTGTGTGAGCTGTGCTCATTccacaaatgcacatacactgcctttctgctgtttattacaCACAGCCTTATGAGCTCTATAAGCCTGGTGTAACCTCATCCAATGACAAAACACACGCACCCACACAAcgcacagtaaaaacaaacacactcacattttgCAGTCTCCTATCACTCTTACCAGCCATTCAGCTCCAGTTCCAGCAGCGACTTTGTCTTCTCTGAATTACACTGCAAACACCACATGCTGGCTGATGTACTCCAAACATTAGCAGTCCCCCTCACCAGTCCCCATTACTTCCTAAAAGGTTTCTCTAACAGACAGTCTCCAAGCTGCCTAACACTATAGCTTGCAGCTCCCTACTCCTTGCAGACATTCCCATTTCTCTGCCTTAGGAAAGCTGTCTGTGGATTGGAGGCAGACATGGTCAATGCTAAGTGGCAGTCTGTAATCTCTGACAGACAAATGgagctctttctttttctccttcttcctctctgtcctcgGTGTGCCGGGCTGGTAGGAGTATAAGGGGGGCGGAGGCTTGGAGACATGGGAGTGTGGGTTTCTGCCAGGCCCTGAGCAGTATGGAAGGGGGCGGGGTGCAGGGAAGAGGATGTAAGAGTGTGTGGTGGCTCTGTAGCTGGGTAGAAAGGACAAATTAATTCTTGTACAACTAAACGTGCATGAAACGGACACACTGATGACCCTGCATCAggtgacatttaaaagaaaatcatgcCAAGTTagaatgaatgaaaagcagaGCTTGAGTCAGCAAAGGTAGGAAATAAGATATAAAGTGCTAAAAGCGCAGAGGGTTGGGAGCTATAGCAGGTAAATAAGGATACAGTGGAATAGAGGACAGGACAAAGTAGGAAAATACACTAGCATAAAGAAAGACAGATTGTGGTTGAAGAAAAGAGAGTTTGGGGTTGTTTAAATGTC harbors:
- the LOC137140081 gene encoding IQ motif and SEC7 domain-containing protein 1-like isoform X5, with translation MVDKIWRKSWHFIENRRSIRSKKSSCNVTECKSDVEGDGRASESGPSLDSGANYGQGPVTHGSAISPDRFDSPLYSHGVQPGPQRPRRPKLQHSQSILRKQAEEEAIKRSRSLSESYELSADLQDKQVEMLERKYGGRFITRHAARTIQTAFRQYQMNKNFERLRSSMSENRMSRRIVLSNMRMQLSFEGPEKVHSSYFEGRQVSMTEDGTPLSMLQSECGDIEVHQQANMASHQAPQGDLTDAITELEDAFSRQVKSLAESIDDALNCRSLQGDEGPDPEAIGCSDVERELPYKVKSHHRAAGRMHDETMASYSDVTLFIDEEDMSPSIALSRSGDQPSSTESDLRLQSVNSSQDYWPIDTKDDGRDTDTSCRSTPSLECQEQRLRVDHLPLLTIEPPSDSSAELSDRSDRGSVKRPLVYEQHGHIVTSSQASPKHISHGPPPRASSRDDDAPLCHRHRQLESHLAINGSANRQSKSESDFSDGDNDSINSTSNSNDTINCSSESSSRDSLREQALSKQTYHKETRNSWDSPIFSNDVIRKRHYRIGLNLFNKKPEKGIQYLTERGFIPDTPVGVAHFLLQRKGLSRQMIGEFLGNRQKQFNRDVLDCVVDEMDFQSMELDEALRKFQNHIRVQGEAQKVERLIEAFSQRYCICNPTVVRQFRNPDTIFILAFAIILLNTDMYSPNVKPERKMKLEDFIKNLRGVDDGEDIPRETLVGIYERIRKRELKTNEDHVSQVQKVEKLIVGKKPIGSLHHGLGCVLSLPHRRLVCYCRLFEVPDPNKLQKLGLHQREIFLFNDLLVVTKIFQKKKNSVTYSFRQSFSLYGMQVMLFESQYYPNGIRLTSAIPGADIKVLINFNAPNPQDRKKFTDDLRESIAEVQEMEKYRIESELEKQKGVVRPSMSQSSGLKKEAGNGSMNRASLDDTYAMGEGLKRSALSSSLRDLSEAGKRGRRSSAGSLDSNMDGSIISSPHTRRRATTPHEGAARGHPSIPNSASTSILGSLFGSKRGKPSSQSHPPFPPPGQPTLISHKPHPTNLHHTAQAQLHGHHSQYCQVPQNPPPYHHHHHYHPPPHTQYHQHPAYASHSHQHAHSQHSHYSQHSHHPPHSQHAPHHHSQQVGSASSGPKPKHSGISTVV
- the LOC137140081 gene encoding IQ motif and SEC7 domain-containing protein 1-like isoform X9, which translates into the protein MESPTENPTRAAEYLKELNKIIETQQELLERQRGRIGELEQQVSDLCTENACLKERYQRHLATCRLLQGSNSLVTLGAINEHSTQEKPECDSSRMARRHASLPVEVTENPGRLASAGCRRVVPCRKWKSASFGVEGDGRASESGPSLDSGANYGQGPVTHGSAISPDRFDSPLYSHGVQPGPQRPRRPKLQHSQSILRKQAEEEAIKRSRSLSESYELSADLQDKQVEMLERKYGGRFITRHAARTIQTAFRQYQMNKNFERLRSSMSENRMSRRIVLSNMRMQLSFEGPEKVHSSYFEGRQVSMTEDGTPLSMLQSECGDIEVHQQANMASHQAPQGDLTDAITELEDAFSRQVKSLAESIDDALNCRSLQGDEGPDPEAIGCSDVERELPYKVKSHHRAAGRMHDETMASYSDVTLFIDEEDMSPSIALSRSGDQPSSTESDLRLQSVNSSQDYWPIDTKDDGRDTDTSCRSTPSLECQEQRLRVDHLPLLTIEPPSDSSAELSDRSDRGSVKRPLVYEQHGHIVTSSQASPKHISHGPPPRASSRDDDAPLCHRHRQLESHLAINGSANRQSKSESDFSDGDNDSINSTSNSNDTINCSSESSSRDSLREQALSKQTYHKETRNSWDSPIFSNDVIRKRHYRIGLNLFNKKPEKGIQYLTERGFIPDTPVGVAHFLLQRKGLSRQMIGEFLGNRQKQFNRDVLDCVVDEMDFQSMELDEALRKFQNHIRVQGEAQKVERLIEAFSQRYCICNPTVVRQFRNPDTIFILAFAIILLNTDMYSPNVKPERKMKLEDFIKNLRGVDDGEDIPRETLVGIYERIRKRELKTNEDHVSQVQKVEKLIVGKKPIGSLHHGLGCVLSLPHRRLVCYCRLFEVPDPNKLQKLGLHQREIFLFNDLLVVTKIFQKKKNSVTYSFRQSFSLYGMQVMLFESQYYPNGIRLTSAIPGADIKVLINFNAPNPQDRKKFTDDLRESIAEVQEMEKYRIESELEKQKGVVRPSMSQSSGLKKEAGNGSMNRASLDDTYAMGEGLKRSALSSSLRDLSEAGVHH
- the LOC137140081 gene encoding IQ motif and SEC7 domain-containing protein 1-like isoform X3; the protein is MWCLQCNSEKTKSLLELELNGCFLEEVVYSGLHFTERMVDKIWRKSWHFIENRRSIRSKKSSCNVTECKSDVEGDGRASESGPSLDSGANYGQGPVTHGSAISPDRFDSPLYSHGVQPGPQRPRRPKLQHSQSILRKQAEEEAIKRSRSLSESYELSADLQDKQVEMLERKYGGRFITRHAARTIQTAFRQYQMNKNFERLRSSMSENRMSRRIVLSNMRMQLSFEGPEKVHSSYFEGRQVSMTEDGTPLSMLQSECGDIEVHQQANMASHQAPQGDLTDAITELEDAFSRQVKSLAESIDDALNCRSLQGDEGPDPEAIGCSDVERELPYKVKSHHRAAGRMHDETMASYSDVTLFIDEEDMSPSIALSRSGDQPSSTESDLRLQSVNSSQDYWPIDTKDDGRDTDTSCRSTPSLECQEQRLRVDHLPLLTIEPPSDSSAELSDRSDRGSVKRPLVYEQHGHIVTSSQASPKHISHGPPPRASSRDDDAPLCHRHRQLESHLAINGSANRQSKSESDFSDGDNDSINSTSNSNDTINCSSESSSRDSLREQALSKQTYHKETRNSWDSPIFSNDVIRKRHYRIGLNLFNKKPEKGIQYLTERGFIPDTPVGVAHFLLQRKGLSRQMIGEFLGNRQKQFNRDVLDCVVDEMDFQSMELDEALRKFQNHIRVQGEAQKVERLIEAFSQRYCICNPTVVRQFRNPDTIFILAFAIILLNTDMYSPNVKPERKMKLEDFIKNLRGVDDGEDIPRETLVGIYERIRKRELKTNEDHVSQVQKVEKLIVGKKPIGSLHHGLGCVLSLPHRRLVCYCRLFEVPDPNKLQKLGLHQREIFLFNDLLVVTKIFQKKKNSVTYSFRQSFSLYGMQVMLFESQYYPNGIRLTSAIPGADIKVLINFNAPNPQDRKKFTDDLRESIAEVQEMEKYRIESELEKQKGVVRPSMSQSSGLKKEAGNGSMNRASLDDTYAMGEGLKRSALSSSLRDLSEAGKRGRRSSAGSLDSNMDGSIISSPHTRRRATTPHEGAARGHPSIPNSASTSILGSLFGSKRGKPSSQSHPPFPPPGQPTLISHKPHPTNLHHTAQAQLHGHHSQYCQVPQNPPPYHHHHHYHPPPHTQYHQHPAYASHSHQHAHSQHSHYSQHSHHPPHSQHAPHHHSQQVGSASSGPKPKHSGISTVV